A genomic segment from Thermothielavioides terrestris NRRL 8126 chromosome 4, complete sequence encodes:
- a CDS encoding carbohydrate esterase family 4 protein (CAZy_ID 269894): MAVAVLPALLCVGLVLSRAQAAPASTANLTSRAQSAVPVGVIINHCTVPGVVALTFDDGPFVYTSRVLDHLDQYGARATFFVNGENWSRGIADPSTPWPEILRRIDRSGHQIGSHTWSHADLSAASPQARQYQVHQLDTALRVVLGKSPTYLRPPYASCSSECLSDLERMGYHVVNFDVDPKDYLHNRPDDIASAMENFSRALDGGGWGNSFLVLSHDSLRQTAEALVPHMLEEIQHRGYRAVTVGECLGDPPENWYRWG; this comes from the coding sequence ATGGCCGTCGCAGTTCTGCCGGCGCTCCTTTGCGTTGGGCTGGTTCTCTCCAGAGCACAGGCGGCACCTGCATCCACAGCCAACCTGACAAGTCGGGCTCAAAGTGCGGTCCCCGTCGGCGTCATCATCAACCACTGCACTGTTCCCGGCGTCGTGGCGCTCACCTTTGACGACGGCCCCTTCGTGTACACCAGCCGCGTGCTGGATCACCTGGACCAGTACGGCGCCAGGGCCACCTTCTTCGTCAACGGGGAGAACTGGTCGCGCGGCATCGCCGATCCTTCGACGCCGTGGCCCGAGATTCTCAGGCGGATAGACCGCTCTGGCCACCAGATCGGCTCGCACACGTGGTCGCACGCCGATCTGTCGGCTGCCAGTCCGCAGGCTCGGCAATACCAGGTCCACCAGTTGGACACGGCGCTCCGTGTCGTGCTCGGCAAGTCGCCGACATATCTCCGCCCGCCGTACGCCTCCTGCTCGAGCGAGTGCCTGTCCGACCTGGAGCGGATGGGATACCATGTGGTCAACTTCGACGTCGATCCCAAGGACTACCTCCACAACCGCCCGGACGACATCGCCTCGGCCATGGAAAACTTCTCGAGGGCACTGGACGGCGGTGGCTGGGGCAACTCCTTCCTGGTCCTCAGCCACGACTCCCTGAGGCAGACGGCCGAGGCTCTCGTCCCCCACATGCTCGAGGAGATTCAGCATCGCGGTTACAGGGCTGTTACGGTGGGCGAGTGTCTCGGCGATCCCCCCGAGAATTGGTACCGGTGGGGTTAA
- a CDS encoding RAD5-like protein (2|RAD5_NEUCR RecName: Full=DNA repair protein rad-5 Contains conserved domain HepA[COG0553], Superfamily II DNA/RNA helicases, SNF2 family. HIRAN[pfam08797], HIRAN domain (HIP116, Rad5p N-terminal) and RING[cd00162], RING-finger) gives MDSTGSDGPPSKKRRFFADATLDTGQNPQWLLPRAGRSSDINDDTRAPTTDSQSFSIVASSCPVEQRLQNSSDQAQGSVRDEISGSERRVDPVFDQATFESFVGSRVSPEIMDAIRENCRNDMERAINMYLDGTWKHLNKKAPAPTPGPGPGASRASAPRSDPGPDSRFIRPSLLESMPQSRYIGAFGVEGWATRSGTGLLKHGDVVRIERQKTQGTKVAPHRGQAKRGATLPESRLSAAAAKRVDVIVRFTDGRGREIGRLAKDTANWVSTLMDQNICKFEGTCVYAPETLRTNDTVFLQLRCSLLRSAFSGRGSQLADNRTTSRFDEKETSEERDLRLTQVAIVRLLQEINLLPTRGNAAAAKTQRQGLLHAVEVAETKDNERAGSQGQDNSTSSSSDENEEGQELEQHQLDALYKKAQSFDFNTPEAEPAGTFALTLRPYQKQSLHWMMAKERNVLNEEREESMHPLWEEYAWPTKDHDDKELPEVAGQPTFYVNPYSGELSLEFPRQKQHCLGGILADEMGLGKTIQMLSLIHTHKSDVAADARRSNRPHRLPRLPSIPGRDTVTEAPCTTLVVAPMSLLGQWQSEAENASREGTLKSMVYYGNEKSADLPALCCEANSANAPDIIITSYGVVLSEFSQIASKNNDRARHRGLFSLNFFRVILDEAHIIKNRQSKTARACYEIAARHRWVLTGTPIVNKLEDLFSLVRFLRVEPWSNFSFWRTFITVPFESKDFVRALDVVQTVLEPLVMRRTRDMKTPNGEPLVPLPPKQIEIVDVELSEAERDIYNYIFTKAKRTFLANVEAGTVMKAFNNILVQILRLRQSCCHPVLVRNQDIVAEEEEAGAAADAAAGLADDMDLQNLIERFTAATDDTRESHAFGAHVLGQIRDEAVNECPICAEEPMVEQTVTGCWHSACKNCLLDYIKHQTDRHEVPRCFQCREVINIRDLFEVVRYDDDPDAISADQEPRIALQRLGLNNSSAKIAALVNHLRDLRRENPTIKSVVFSQFTSFLSLIEPALARAKMHFVRLDGSMAQKARAAVLDEFEKSKKFTVLLLSLRAGGVGLNLTSAKRVYMMDPWWSFAVEAQAIDRVHRMGQEDEVKVYRFIVRDSVEQRMLKVQERKKFIATSLLVMSEEEKKMQRIEDIRELLS, from the exons ATGGATTCAACCGGCTCGGATGGACCTCCCAGCAAGAAGAGGCGTTTCTTTGCAGATGCAACGTTGGACACGGGCCAAAACCCGCAATGGCTCCTGCCGAGAGCCGGCCGGTCGAGCGACATCAACGACGATACGCGAGCTCCCACGACTGATTCTCAGAGTTTCTCCATTGTCGCAAGCTCTTGTCCTGTGGAACAGCGTCTCCAGAATTCCTCGGATCAAGCACAAGGTTCCGTGAGAGACGAGATCTCCGGTTCCGAACGCAGGGTCGACCCTGTTTTCGACCAGGCGACGTTCGAGAGTTTTGTTGGCAGTCGGGTGAGCCCGGAAATTATGGACGCCATCCGAGAGAATTGCAGGAACGACATGGAACGTGCAATCAACATGTACCTTGACGGCACGTGGAAGCACCTGAATAAGAAGGCTCCGGCTCCGacgcctgggcctgggcctggggCATCCCGAGCCTCGGCACCGCGCAGTGACCCAGGCCCTGACTCCCGCTTTATTCGACCCTCCCTCTTGGAATCAATGCCGCAGTCGAGGTACATTGGGGCGTTTGGAGTCGAAGGATGGGCGACACGGAGCGGGACCGGCCTCCTGAAGCATGGCGATGTCGTCAGAATCGAGCGGCAGAAAACCCAGGGCACCAAGGTCGCTCCGCACAGGGGGCAAGCCAAGCGAGGCGCGACTCTCCCGGAGTCCCGCTTAAGTGCGGCCGCAGCCAAGCGGGTCGACGTGATCGTTCGCTTCACCGATGGCAGAGGCAGGGAGATCGGCCGTCTCGCCAAAGACACGGCGAACTGGGTATCGACTCTGATGGACCAAAACATTTGCAAATTTGAGGGCACGTGTGTCTATGCCCCCGAGACGCTCCGCACCAACGACACGGTGTTCCTGCAACTCCGATGCTCATTGCTGCGGTCCGCTTTTTCTGGCCGTGGTTCCCAACTCGCCGACAACAGGACAACCAGCCGCTTTGACGAAAAGGAAACCTCCGAGGAGAGAGATTTGCGATTGACGCAGGTCGCCATCGTCAGACTCCTCCAGGAGATTAACCTTCTCCCTACCAGGGGAAATGCTGCTGCAGCGAAGACCCAGCGGCAAGGACTTCTCCACGCGGTGGAGGTTGCTGAAACCAAAGACAATGAGAGAGCCGGCTCTCAGGGACAAGACAATTCGacttcgtcttcttcggaTGAAAACGAAGAGGGACAGGAGCTTGAGCAGCACCAACTCGACGCACTTTATAAGAAAGCCCAATCATTCGACTTCAACACGCCCGAAGCAGAACCTGCAGGCACCTTTGCCCTGACCTTGCGGCCATATCAGAAGCAATCGCTGCATTGGATGATGGCAAAAGAAAGGAACGTATTGAATGAGGAGCGGGAAGAATCCATGCATCCCTTGTGGGAGGAGTATGCCTGGCCCACCAAGGACCATGATGACAAGGAGCTCCCTGAAGTTGCCGGCCAGCCGACTTTCTACGTCAACCCTTACTCTGGCGAGCTGTCACTGGAGTTTCCCCGCCAGAAGCAGCACTGCCTCGGAGGGATTCTGGCCGACGAGATGGGGTTAGGCAAGACCATTCAGATGCTAAGTCTGATCCACACCCACAAATCCGATGTTGCAGCCGACGCCCGCCGGTCTAATCGGCCGCATAGACTTCCGCGCCTCCCTTCCATCCCCGGTCGCGACACCGTCACGGAGGCTCCGTGCACCACCCTGGTTGTCGCCCCGATGTCTCTCCTCGGACAGTGGCAGAGCGAGGCAGAGAACGCTTCCAGGGAAGGAACCCTGAAGTCGATGGTATACTATGGTAATGAGAAGAGCGCGGATCTCCCCGCCCTTTGCTGTGAGGCGAACAGTGCAAACGCTCCGGACATAATTATTACCAGTTACGGCGTGGTGCTCTCCGAATTCAGCCAAATCGCCTCCAAGAACAACGATAGGGCCCGCCACCGTGGTCTCTTCTCCCTGAATTTCTTCCGTGTCATTTTGGACGAGGCCCACATCATCAAAAACCGCCAGTCAAAGACGGCCCGGGCCTGCTATGAGATCGCGGCGAGGCATCGGTGGGTCCTGACGGGTACGCCTATTGTCAACAAGCTCGAAGATCTCTTCAGCCTCGTCCGATTTCTAAGGGTTGAGCCATGGAGCAATTTCTCTTTTTGGCGAACCTTCATTACAGTACCCTTTGAGTCCAAGGACTTTGTGCGCGCATTGGACGTCGTCCAGACGGTCCTCGAACCTCTGGTCATGAGGAGGACAAGGGATATGAAAACCCCCAACGGAGAGCCCTTGGTGCCCCTGCCTCCAAAGCAGATCGAGATTGTGGACGTTGAGCTCTCCGAGGCAGAACGGGATATCTACAATTACATTTTCACGAAGGCGAAACGGACTTTCCTTGCGAATGTCGAGGCCGGTACAGTCATGAAGGCTTTCAACAACATCTTGGTACAGatccttcgccttcgccaaTCGTGCTGCCATCCTGTGCTTGTGCGCAATCAGGACATCGTGGCtgaggaggaagaagccggtgccgctgccgacgccgctgctgggctCGCAGACGATATGGACCTTCAAAATCTGATTGAGCGTTTCACAGCAGCGACAGACGATACCCGTGAGTCCCATGCCTTCGGTGCCCATGTCCTGGGCCAGATCAGAGATGAGGCCGTCAATGAGTGTCCCATCTGCGCCGAGGAACCGATGGTTGAGCAGACGGTCACGGGCTGCTGGCACTCAGCATGCAAAAATTGTTTGTTGGACTACATTAAGCACCAGACGGATCGCCACGAGGTACCCCGTTGTTTTCAGTGTCGGGAAGTCATAAACATCCGCGACTTGTTCGAGGTGGTGCGGTACGACGACGATCCAGACGCGATAAGTGCGGATCAGGAACCACGCATCGCTCTCCAGCGACTCGGGCTCAACAACTCCTCGGCGAAGATTGCCGCCTTGGTCAATCACCTCCGAGATCTCCGCAGAGAGAATCCGACCATCAAATCGGTTGTCTTCAGCCAATTCACTTCCTTCCTGTCGCTCATAGAACCGGCGCTCGCTCGGGCAAAAATGCATTTTGTGAGGCTGGATGGGTCCATGGCCCAGAAAGCCCGCGCTGCAGTGCTCGACGAGTTTGAGAAGTCCAAGAAATTCACCGTTCTCCTTCTCAGTCTCAGGGCTGGCGGTGTTGGCCTCAACTTGACGAGTGCCAAGCGGGTCTACATGATGGACCCCTGGTGGAGCTTTGCCGTCGAGGCGCAGGCTATCGACCGAGTCCACCGAATGGGTCAGGAGGACGAAGTGAAAGTCTACCGCTTCATTGTGAGGGACAGCGTAGAGCAGAGGATGCTCAAGGTGCAGGAGCGAAAGAAGTTCAT CGCGACATCCCTCCTCGTGATGTctgaggaggagaagaagatgCAGCGGATCGAAGACATCAGGGAACTTCTCAGCTAA